Genomic segment of Umezawaea sp. Da 62-37:
CGATCGGCGTGGTGCTCAGCCTGTTCCTCGCGGGCCACGTCAGCGACTGGGTGGGCAGGCGCAAGGTCCTCGTTCCCGCGCTGCTGCTCGAAGCCGCGTCGGCCGTGCTGTTCATGGTCGCCACCACCGTGCCGGAACTGTTCATCGCCCGGCTGCTGACGGGTGTGGGCGTCGGCATGATCACCGCCACCGCGACCGCGTACCTGTCCGAACTGCACCGCTCGCACCGGCCGCGAGCGGGGCTGGGGCGCGCCGAACTGGTCGCCACGGCCGCGAACCTCGGCGGGCTCGGTGTCGGACCGCTGGTCTCCGGGGTGCTGGCCCAGTACGTCACGGGCCCGTTGACCACGCCGTACGCGGTGTTCCTGGTGCTGCTGCTGGTGAGCGCCGCGACGGTCGCGTTCGTGCCGGAGACGGTGGTCGTGGAGTCGCGGACCTACCGCCCGCAGCGGGTGTCGGTGCCGGAACTGGCGCGGGCGCACTACTTCGCCGCCGGTGCCGCCGCGTTCGCGGCCTTCGCCACCCTCGGCCTGTTCACGTCGCTGGCGCCCGCGTTCGTCGCGACCACCCTGCACCTGCCGTCGCGTGCGCTCGCCGGCGGTGTAGCTTTCCTGGTGTTCGGCGCCGCCGCGTCGACCCAGATCCTGTTCCGCCGCAAGGAGACGCGCCACCAGCTGACGATCGGGATCGCGACGATGGGCGTCGGCCTGGCGGTCGTCACGCTGTCGATGTTCGTGGTGAGCCTGCCGCTGTTCCTCGTCGGCGGTGTGGCCGCGGGCGCGGGGATCGGCGTGCTGTTCAAGGGTTCCGTCTCGACGGTCGCCGCGCTCTCGTCGCCGACCTCGCGCGGTGAGGCGCTGGCGGGGCTGTTCCTGGCGGGCTACGTCGGGTTGGCCGTGCCCGTGCTGATCCTCGGCGCCGCAACCCAGTTCGTCGCCGCGAAGTACGCGCTGCTCGGCTTCTCCGCGGCGGTGCTCGTCATCTCGGTGGCAGCTGGGCGCAGGCTGCTCAAGGACTAGCCCGGACGTACTGGTCCACCATGGCCAGCAGGGCGCGCAGCGCGGCACTCGGCCGTCTGGTCCCGGACGTCGCGAGGGACAGCGTCCACCGCAGGTCCACTCCGGACAGCGCGATCGGGTGCACGTCGTCCGCGCAGCTCAGGTCCCAGTCGGGCACCAGTGCCACGCCGAGGCCCTGGTGCACGTAGTCCGGCACCGCGCCGAGGTTCGCCACCTCCACGGTGACCCGCCGCTCGACCCCGGCCGCCGCGAACGCCCGGTCGACGATCACGCGGTTGCCCCAGCCCGGCGGGGTGTCGACGAAGTCCAGGTGCGCGAGGTCGGTCAGCCTCACCCGTTCCCGCCCCGCCAGCGGGTGGTCGCCGCGGACCAGCAGCACCATCGGCACCACCACCAGCTCACGGGCGGCCAGCCCGGCGGGCGGGGAGTCGGCCAGCGCCAGGAAGGCCACGTCCAGCTCACCGTCCACAAGGGACTTGGCCAGACCGCTCGTCCCGCTCGTGGCCGCGCGCAGCCTGATCGTCACCTCGGGGTGCTCGAGGTGGTAGCGGCCGAGCAGGCCCGGCAGGTCGACCAGCGGGAGCCCGGTCATCGTCCCCAGGTTGATCGTGCCCCGGATGCCCGCCACGACCTCCTGCACGGCGTCGCGGGCGGCCTGCGCGGCGTCGAGCGTGGCGCGCGCCTCGCGCAGCAGGGCCCGGCCGGCGTCGGTGAGCGCCACGTCGCGCGTGGACCGGTCGAACAGGGGCGCGCCGAGCTCGCGTTCCAGCGCGCGGATCACCGTGGACACGCCGGACTGCACGACCCGCAGCCTGCGCGAGGCGCGGGTGAAGCTCAGCTCCTCGGCGACCGCGACGAAGTACTCCAGGTGGCGCAGCTCCATCGGCGGAGTATCACACGCCCCCGCGCGCCCG
This window contains:
- a CDS encoding MFS transporter produces the protein MSNPTTALPLTGAPGRRPVGAGSGFWVIASAFLVAMAYSTVPTPLYVLYQQRDHFSSFVVTVLFAAYAIGVVLSLFLAGHVSDWVGRRKVLVPALLLEAASAVLFMVATTVPELFIARLLTGVGVGMITATATAYLSELHRSHRPRAGLGRAELVATAANLGGLGVGPLVSGVLAQYVTGPLTTPYAVFLVLLLVSAATVAFVPETVVVESRTYRPQRVSVPELARAHYFAAGAAAFAAFATLGLFTSLAPAFVATTLHLPSRALAGGVAFLVFGAAASTQILFRRKETRHQLTIGIATMGVGLAVVTLSMFVVSLPLFLVGGVAAGAGIGVLFKGSVSTVAALSSPTSRGEALAGLFLAGYVGLAVPVLILGAATQFVAAKYALLGFSAAVLVISVAAGRRLLKD
- a CDS encoding LysR family transcriptional regulator gives rise to the protein MELRHLEYFVAVAEELSFTRASRRLRVVQSGVSTVIRALERELGAPLFDRSTRDVALTDAGRALLREARATLDAAQAARDAVQEVVAGIRGTINLGTMTGLPLVDLPGLLGRYHLEHPEVTIRLRAATSGTSGLAKSLVDGELDVAFLALADSPPAGLAARELVVVPMVLLVRGDHPLAGRERVRLTDLAHLDFVDTPPGWGNRVIVDRAFAAAGVERRVTVEVANLGAVPDYVHQGLGVALVPDWDLSCADDVHPIALSGVDLRWTLSLATSGTRRPSAALRALLAMVDQYVRASP